In the genome of Bordetella avium, the window CGACAACATAGGAGGATCATCATGAACATCGATCGTATTTCTAAAGCCGCTTCGGCGGCCTTGCTGGTGGCGGCCCTGGCGGGCTGCTCGTCCTGGGATGGCATGAGCCATCGCCAGAAAAGCACGGTGGGCGGCGCGGCGCTTGGCGGCGTGGCTGGCGCCGTCATCAGTGGCGGCGGCATTCTGGGAACGGTGGGTGGCGCTGCCATCGGCGGCGTGATCGGTGACCAGGTCGGAAAGTAAATCCGCTGAAATGCAAAACGCCCTGCTTGCGCAGGGCGTTTTGCATTTCAGGCCGGCATGGGCTTAGACCGATGCCTGTGTCTCGCTCTGCGGCATCTCGATCTTGACTTCGAGCACTTCCAGGGTGTCCTGGCGCTCGAGGTGGACCTTGATGTCGTCG includes:
- a CDS encoding glycine zipper 2TM domain-containing protein, which translates into the protein MNIDRISKAASAALLVAALAGCSSWDGMSHRQKSTVGGAALGGVAGAVISGGGILGTVGGAAIGGVIGDQVGK